From the genome of Bacteroidia bacterium:
TTATGATTTCATTGCAGATTCTCGAAAGTGGTATAGAAGAGAAGTTCGGATTATTAGAAACAACCCTCAAATAAAATCCTATATGGATGCGCAAGGTTTTAGAATTAATGGACAAAAGTTACCTTCAAAACGTATTCAAGCGCAGATATTCCACTATGGTTGGGTGAAACATCCTAAAGAGCAAATGGCTAAACAAATTCAAGCGCGGAGGCTCTGGCATGATGATAAGTTTATTACAGAAAAAGTAGCTGTTGCTGCTGAGTTTGATTATGGAAACATTGACTCTATTAAACGTTATACCGGAACACACCCACACGTTTACAAAGAAAGAATTATAAAGCAAAATTGGGTTTTTGATAGAGATCCTGCTGTGAAAGCACTTTCCTTTAAAAACAAATTGTTAATGAAGGTTGAGGCACTTACTGGATGGAGAGTGGGTGAATTTAGAAATTACACACTGG
Proteins encoded in this window:
- a CDS encoding glycosyltransferase family 2 protein, which gives rise to MFVSGFTIIRNAVNGGYPVCEAVLSILPLVDEMIVAVGKSEDDTLGLIRSIQSDKIKIVETVWDDSLREGGRVLAVETNKALKHISPFADWCFYIQADECVHEDDYENIRKGMKQWLNNQSVQGLVFDYLHFYGSYDFIADSRKWYRREVRIIRNNPQIKSYMDAQGFRINGQKLPSKRIQAQIFHYGWVKHPKEQMAKQIQARRLWHDDKFITEKVAVAAEFDYGNIDSIKRYTGTHPHVYKERIIKQNWVFDRDPAVKALSFKNKLLMKVEALTGWRVGEFRNYTLV